gcttttcaaaggactctggtgtggaggctctgcctcggagcacatgggttgtgggtgcttttcgaaggactcaggtaggaaggctctgcctcacctcacatggtggtgatgcttttcgaaggactcagatggggagactctgcctcagagtgcatgggttgtgggggCTTGTGCACTTCACACGGTGGCagtggcggcacttttcaaaggagtccggtggggtggggaggctctgcctcacgtgcctcacctcacatggtggggttgcttttcgaaggactcaggTTGGGGGGCTCTGCCTcagagcacgtgggttgtgggtgcttgggcacctcgcACGGCGGTGCTTCTCAAAgcactcaggtggggaggctctgcctcataaggactccagtggggaggctctgcctcacctgcctccccacccaccgaaCGTCCCTGCTCGAAAGGGGCTCCAAAGCGCAGAACCGCCCACTCGACGGCACTCCCTGGAGCTAGCGGGCCTGGCTCCTCCTCCGTGAGCTCACAGCCCCGCTGGGCGGCCCCTCGACGGGCGGGCTGTGGGCGCGCCAAGTTGCCGGCGGGCGCCCGGAGAGAGGAGGGCAGGCGAGTGCCGAGAGCCTGCTGCCCAGTCCAGTCCGCGCGCTCCGTGCCGGGCGCGCCTGAGACTccgcactttcccgggagtaagccccgcggACTcgcatgggacttgcttccgagtaggcgGCCATGGCCCTCCCCGCGGACGGGCAGCCGGAGAAGGCGCTGGAGAGCTCGCCGCCGCCGGCCTTCGCGCAGGAGACGGAGAAGCTGCTGTCGGGCGGCCGCCTCTCCAAGTCCTTCTCGGCGGGCgacggggcggcggcggcggcgggccaGGCGGAGAGCAACGGCCACAGCCTGCCCTACCGCGCCGGCTCCGAGGGGCAGCTGGACGCCTCGTCGCCGCTGTCGCGCtcgcggctcagcctggggcgcGCCTCGTCCACGGccaccacctcccacctccaGGAGCCCGGGCGCTCGCAGGACTACCTGCTGCTGGCCATCTTCTCCTGCTTCTGCCCCGTCTGGCCTATCAACATCCTGGCCCTGGTCTTCTCCATCATGGTAAGCGGCGGGAGCTGCAGGCGgacgcctgccctgccctgccctgcccgcccctccccccagggcgcgctCCTGGCGCCCCTCTGCTCTCCCCAGGGGGACGCCccactggtggggggggaagaggaggggtctTCAAGAACTCGCTACAGCTACTCCAAGAACTTgatcgggggctgcaggggcagggaaggaagggaggggtcctcaCCTCTCCAAGACCGCACTCCTATCCACACGctgacctgggagcaagccccattgaccccaGTGAGGTGGTCTGAGCAGACAGGCGTAGGATCGGGATCCAAGACTGTCcagggcggtggcgtagctagagcggggcaaagcactaagttttgcaggcggcgtgcaagcggcccctccctttcggagtcTTTCCAGgcggggagcaaaatggaggcgcccggaatggctccgaaggggaggggccgcttgcacgccccggggagactccctgcaaaacttagtgctttgccccccacaGCTACTTAACCTCCCCTAGTTACTTGCCTCCCCCTCAAGCTACTCACCCTCCAGCTGtgataaggctccctgcaaaactaagtgctttgcccaccctctagctacgctagcCCCTCCAGCtgccgtgaggctccctgcaaaacttagtgctttgcccccccccagctacgctgcTGTAGCAGTTCATTCTTCCTGAAATGTGGGGAGAGCCAGCTGGTGGAGGATCATTTTGTAAAGATGTTTCAACCAGGACACCAAATtgtaacaaaagagaaaaaacaaCTTTAACTGATGATCTCTGACCACATtaagtgtagagcaggggtgctccataggtggatcgcgatctaccggtagatcgcgagacaaaatgagtagatcgtggagtgccgacccctccttcaggtgcctctgggaggaaacgccgggagtaaggcccattgtactcaatggggcttactcccaggtaagtgtggctaggattgcagcctcacagcctaatcctaggcatgtctactcaggagtaagtcctgttatactcagtggggctcaaggtacaccaacatacattgtatacataaatgttatatgttatgatggtgcaaacattgtaaaaaaaaactctggtagatctccgggccttgctgggtttcaaagtagctctcgagccaaaaaagtgtgagcacccctggtgtagaggctG
The DNA window shown above is from Tiliqua scincoides isolate rTilSci1 chromosome 8, rTilSci1.hap2, whole genome shotgun sequence and carries:
- the TRARG1 gene encoding trafficking regulator of GLUT4 1 codes for the protein MALPADGQPEKALESSPPPAFAQETEKLLSGGRLSKSFSAGDGAAAAAGQAESNGHSLPYRAGSEGQLDASSPLSRSRLSLGRASSTATTSHLQEPGRSQDYLLLAIFSCFCPVWPINILALVFSIMSRNSNQQGDVDGARRLGRVARFLSILSIVLGIVIIVICSVNLAGKYQLLSKSLKKNNTHNKLL